The following are from one region of the Halarcobacter sp. genome:
- a CDS encoding peptidylprolyl isomerase — translation MARASARHLLVESEELCNELKTRIDNGEKFEDLAKEYSQCPSGARGGDLGTFNQGDMVPEFDKVVFNEAVNVVHGPVQTQFGFHLLETTSRED, via the coding sequence ATGGCAAGAGCTAGTGCAAGACATCTTTTAGTTGAGAGTGAAGAGCTTTGTAATGAATTAAAAACAAGAATTGATAATGGTGAAAAATTTGAAGATTTAGCAAAAGAATATTCTCAATGCCCATCAGGTGCAAGAGGTGGAGACTTAGGAACTTTTAATCAAGGTGATATGGTTCCAGAATTTGATAAAGTAGTTTTCAATGAAGCTGTAAATGTAGTACATGGTCCTGTGCAAACACAATTTGGATTTCATCTTTTAGAAACAACTTCAAGAGAAGATTAA